A DNA window from Paraclostridium bifermentans contains the following coding sequences:
- a CDS encoding ABC-F family ATP-binding cassette domain-containing protein, producing the protein MNLITLENITKSYSEKVLVNNISLGINDGEKIGLIGVNGTGKSTLLKIISGAEEPDSGTVTKPNKVRIEYLPQNPYYDENATVLEQVFKGTSNEMKILRDYQSILDSLSENFNEDLNNNLIKLQEKIDALNLWDLESEAKSVLTKLGIINFNQKIAELSGGQRKRISLASALITPCELLILDEPTNHLDNDTIDWLEEYLNNKNLSLLMITHDRYFLDRVTNRIVELDKGRLFSYDGNYSAFLEKKMERLALESSMEQKRQSLIRTELAWVRRGARARTTKQKARLQRFDDLVNTEVLSGNENLEITTASSRLGKKIIEIHNISKSFGEKKLITDLEYAIARTDRIGIIGKNGIGKSTLINILNGKLNPDSGHIEIGETVKISCFSQDDAHMNLEMRAIDYVKEVSDYIETSDGQKITASQLCERFLFDGTMQYTLIKKLSGGERRRLHLLRTLMSAPNVLLLDEPTNDLDIETLNRLEDYLDQFPGVVICVSHDRYFLDRICNKIFAYSGNGEIGIFTGNYSDYLIFKESQPDEIEIVEEKPKNEVKKEKPKNNKKLKFTFNEQREFDTIDGDISSLENKIQSIDGNLDKYSTDFTKLQEMLDEKSKLEKELEFKYERWEYLNNLAEEIDSNKNIN; encoded by the coding sequence ATGAACTTAATTACATTAGAAAATATAACAAAGAGTTACTCTGAAAAAGTACTAGTTAACAATATATCATTAGGAATAAATGATGGAGAAAAAATAGGCCTTATAGGTGTTAATGGTACTGGTAAATCTACTTTACTTAAAATAATATCAGGTGCAGAAGAACCTGATAGTGGTACCGTAACTAAACCTAATAAAGTTAGAATAGAATACCTTCCTCAAAATCCATATTATGATGAAAATGCTACAGTTCTTGAGCAAGTTTTTAAGGGAACATCTAATGAAATGAAAATTCTTCGTGATTATCAAAGTATATTAGACAGTTTAAGCGAAAACTTTAATGAAGATTTAAATAATAATTTAATAAAATTACAAGAAAAAATTGATGCGCTTAATCTTTGGGATCTTGAGAGCGAAGCAAAATCAGTTTTAACAAAGCTTGGTATCATTAATTTCAATCAAAAAATTGCTGAATTATCTGGAGGTCAAAGAAAAAGAATATCACTTGCTTCAGCACTTATAACACCTTGTGAGCTATTAATTTTAGATGAACCTACAAACCATTTAGATAATGATACTATAGATTGGCTAGAAGAATATTTAAATAACAAAAACTTATCATTACTTATGATAACTCATGATAGATATTTTTTAGATAGAGTTACAAATAGAATAGTTGAACTTGATAAGGGTAGACTTTTTAGTTATGATGGAAATTATTCTGCATTTCTTGAGAAAAAAATGGAAAGATTAGCTCTAGAGTCTAGCATGGAACAAAAAAGACAAAGTTTAATAAGAACTGAACTTGCTTGGGTTAGACGAGGAGCTCGTGCTCGTACAACTAAACAAAAAGCTAGACTTCAACGATTTGATGACCTTGTCAATACTGAGGTATTATCTGGAAATGAAAATCTTGAAATAACTACTGCATCAAGTAGACTTGGTAAAAAAATTATAGAAATTCATAATATATCTAAATCATTTGGAGAAAAAAAATTAATCACCGATTTAGAGTATGCAATTGCTAGAACTGATAGAATTGGAATAATAGGTAAAAACGGTATAGGTAAATCAACTTTAATAAACATATTAAATGGTAAATTAAATCCAGACTCTGGTCATATAGAAATTGGTGAAACAGTAAAAATCAGTTGTTTCTCTCAAGATGATGCTCATATGAATTTAGAAATGCGTGCTATAGATTATGTTAAAGAAGTTAGTGATTACATAGAAACGTCTGATGGTCAAAAAATAACTGCATCTCAATTGTGTGAAAGATTTTTATTTGACGGAACTATGCAATATACACTTATTAAAAAACTTTCAGGTGGAGAAAGACGTAGACTTCATCTTTTAAGAACCTTAATGTCCGCACCTAATGTGCTTCTTTTAGATGAGCCTACAAATGACTTAGATATAGAAACATTAAATAGACTTGAAGATTATTTAGATCAGTTTCCAGGCGTAGTTATATGTGTTTCTCATGATAGATATTTCCTAGATAGAATATGTAATAAAATATTTGCATATAGCGGAAATGGTGAAATAGGCATTTTTACTGGTAACTATAGTGATTATCTAATATTTAAAGAAAGTCAACCTGACGAAATTGAAATTGTTGAAGAAAAACCTAAAAACGAAGTAAAAAAAGAAAAACCTAAAAATAATAAAAAATTAAAATTCACATTTAATGAACAAAGAGAATTTGATACTATAGATGGTGATATATCTTCTCTTGAAAATAAAATTCAATCTATTGATGGTAATTTAGATAAATATTCAACTGATTTTACTAAATTACAAGAAATGCTTGATGAAAAATCAAAATTAGAAAAAGAACTTGAGTTTAAATATGAAAGATGGGAATATTTAAATAACTTAGCTGAAGAAATAGATAGTAATAAAAATATAAATTAA
- a CDS encoding YegS/Rv2252/BmrU family lipid kinase has protein sequence MKKIKFIYNPNSGDKKIVYKLDNIISKFQDNGYTIVPYRVSKNNTMEKGLEDINDNYEYILVAGGDGSIDRLVNFMKKNNIDLPIAILPTGTANDFANVLKIPLDINLAIDKIINSKPTNIDLGIINEDYFVNIASSGMFTDVSQRVDENLKNSIGRVSYIIKGIEDALHLRKFSVHVKSKELEYEGDMYLILVLNGRTAGNINLAHYAMLDDGYLDVIIFKAMPIPKTIPLLLDIIKGAPIDKYNEIIYFKTDDLYIDCEENIVTDIDGERGPDFPLHIKCDKEGIKILGIE, from the coding sequence ATGAAAAAAATTAAGTTTATATACAATCCAAATTCTGGTGATAAAAAAATAGTGTACAAGCTAGATAATATAATATCTAAATTTCAAGATAATGGATATACAATTGTGCCATATAGAGTATCTAAAAACAATACCATGGAAAAAGGGTTAGAAGATATTAATGATAACTATGAGTATATTTTAGTTGCCGGAGGAGATGGAAGTATAGATAGACTTGTAAACTTCATGAAAAAAAATAATATAGATTTGCCAATTGCAATACTTCCTACTGGAACTGCAAATGATTTTGCAAATGTGCTTAAGATACCATTAGACATAAATTTAGCAATAGATAAGATAATTAATTCAAAACCTACTAATATAGATTTAGGAATTATTAATGAAGATTACTTTGTAAATATTGCAAGTTCGGGTATGTTTACAGATGTTTCACAAAGAGTAGATGAAAATCTAAAAAATTCTATAGGTAGAGTATCATATATAATAAAAGGAATAGAAGATGCACTTCATTTAAGAAAATTTAGTGTACATGTTAAGTCAAAAGAGTTAGAGTACGAAGGTGATATGTACTTGATTTTAGTTTTAAATGGAAGAACTGCAGGAAATATAAACTTAGCACATTATGCTATGTTAGATGATGGATACTTAGATGTAATAATTTTTAAGGCAATGCCAATACCTAAAACTATTCCACTTCTTTTAGATATTATAAAAGGAGCACCTATAGATAAATACAATGAAATTATATATTTTAAAACAGATGATTTGTATATAGATTGTGAAGAAAATATAGTGACAGATATAGATGGAGAAAGAGGTCCTGATTTCCCTCTTCATATAAAATGTGATAAAGAAGGTATTAAGATATTAGGAATTGAATAA